The Hymenobacter sp. GOD-10R genome includes a window with the following:
- a CDS encoding NUDIX domain-containing protein, protein MVAYDHFISRAMIDKLAWIRLEDGAILTARSRHRDAYYIPGGKREPGELDQEALLREIKEELSVDLIPETVRLVGQFEAQAHDKPAGTLVRMRCYAADYCGELAPAAEIEEMAWLTYADRANVSAVAQLIFDALHQAGLLR, encoded by the coding sequence TTGGTAGCTTACGACCACTTCATCAGCCGCGCCATGATTGATAAACTAGCTTGGATCCGCCTGGAGGACGGCGCCATCCTGACGGCCCGCAGCCGCCACCGCGACGCCTACTACATTCCGGGTGGGAAAAGAGAACCCGGCGAACTAGATCAGGAAGCTTTACTGCGGGAAATAAAGGAGGAGCTAAGCGTCGATCTGATTCCGGAAACGGTGCGCTTGGTGGGGCAATTTGAAGCCCAGGCGCACGACAAACCAGCCGGTACGCTGGTACGAATGCGCTGCTACGCAGCCGATTACTGCGGCGAGCTGGCCCCAGCCGCCGAGATTGAAGAAATGGCGTGGCTTACCTACGCCGATCGGGCTAACGTATCGGCCGTGGCCCAGCTCATTTTTGACGCGCTGCACCAAGCGGGCCTGTTGAGATAA
- a CDS encoding serine hydrolase domain-containing protein translates to MKTLCLGLLLALGACTPVDFTAPATTCAAPAIINPSFSKATALRQVLQRYAAAGLPGCAVAVYSPTEGYWADAAGFAQIETRTPMQVCHLQYGQSVAKTYAAVALLMLYEEGKVQLDAPITEYLPANLSRKLPDPEKITVRMLLNHTSGLSDYASNADYIAYLLQHPRHRFSSADYLDYLTGTKLEFEPGSKFNYSNTNYLLVALITDAIHGDHARLIQERILAPLALQSTFYHNTPSYLRQPDVVNSYFERYGNGQVENVSQMQQINVESLYGDDGLVASPLDYVAFLRALMEDRLLKPATRQLMMSWVKDPETGKPKYGMGLYHIEHQGHVAYGHGGAGLGAGCALYYLPDKQLYFFLGVNMGTLTEGKLVSKTGELREAVLDELIK, encoded by the coding sequence ATGAAAACCTTGTGTCTGGGCCTGCTGTTGGCCTTGGGCGCCTGTACGCCCGTCGATTTTACTGCCCCGGCCACGACTTGCGCCGCCCCGGCTATCATCAACCCTAGCTTTTCCAAGGCAACCGCACTTCGGCAGGTGCTACAACGCTACGCAGCCGCTGGTTTGCCGGGTTGCGCGGTAGCCGTGTACAGCCCCACGGAGGGCTACTGGGCCGATGCTGCCGGCTTTGCCCAAATCGAAACTCGCACGCCCATGCAGGTCTGCCACTTGCAGTATGGGCAAAGCGTGGCCAAAACCTACGCCGCCGTGGCCCTGCTTATGCTCTACGAGGAAGGTAAGGTGCAACTCGACGCACCCATTACGGAGTACCTGCCGGCCAATCTGAGTCGCAAACTGCCCGATCCGGAAAAGATAACTGTGCGCATGCTGCTCAACCACACCTCTGGCTTATCCGACTACGCCAGCAATGCCGACTACATAGCCTACCTGCTACAACACCCGCGGCACCGCTTCAGCAGCGCCGACTACCTCGACTACCTGACCGGCACCAAGCTGGAGTTTGAGCCCGGCAGCAAGTTCAACTATTCTAATACGAACTACCTGCTCGTCGCCCTTATTACCGATGCGATTCACGGCGACCATGCCCGCCTGATTCAGGAACGCATCCTTGCTCCGTTAGCCCTGCAAAGTACCTTTTACCACAACACCCCTAGCTACCTTCGCCAGCCCGACGTAGTGAACAGCTACTTTGAGCGCTACGGCAACGGCCAGGTAGAAAACGTGTCGCAGATGCAACAGATCAACGTAGAGTCACTGTATGGCGACGACGGCCTTGTGGCCTCACCCCTGGATTATGTCGCCTTTCTGCGGGCCCTAATGGAAGACCGCCTTCTTAAGCCCGCCACTCGCCAGCTGATGATGAGTTGGGTGAAGGACCCCGAAACCGGTAAGCCCAAGTACGGCATGGGGCTGTACCACATTGAGCACCAAGGCCACGTAGCCTACGGGCACGGCGGCGCAGGCCTTGGAGCCGGCTGCGCCCTCTACTACCTGCCTGATAAGCAGCTGTACTTCTTTCTCGGCGTGAACATGGGCACTCTCACCGAAGGCAAGCTGGTGAGCAAAACCGGCGAACTGCGCGAGGCAGTGTTAGACGAGTTAATAAAATAA
- a CDS encoding PKD domain-containing protein, whose product MGFIITPKLGTGQPGTRTHSLVLPSFQLHSFMQFFPYRLTALVVGLSALTLTACEDKDPSPEPSTKPKAAFTYTGGTCQDGCPVTFQNTSQNATTYTWDFGDNTTGSQTDAQFSHAYARAGLYRVKLKATSAGGADTTSQRITVGTGSGCTRQIIPVSGNITTATTWESCNVYVVDGNVGLSNVLTVQPGTVVKFKPGGGLELQGAGRIEAAGTAAAPIFFTSSKDDSHGGDSNTDGSTTTPARKDWNHINLNGKSGSRLEYCQLLYGGGNGTLSYTLALFNGSATVRNCTFAHNAGGGNNQPGALHAGEALANTVIEGNTFYDNELPLRVNNLFSLDNSNSFQNPQSAAQKNDFQGIWVEDTSNPSQALSWGETEVPYVLESTYWESALTLGAGVTLKLLPNALLQFNSGGKLLARGTSAQPVVFTSYKDDAHGGDTNHDGTNTTAAKKDWRNLVVGSTGGSELAYCQFFYGGNGGNTLDLFASVISVTHCTFAHNGQDDLVTEAALDASRAYAGTVIQHNVFYDNVRPLSITSSFDLDDSNTFHNPANASEKNQYQGIVAVWNHNLSKAIVSWEETEVAYVNAENIDLAIDKSLRLGNNVTLKFLPTMQVILRSTLAQLVNANGSGVTFTSYKDDTRGGDSNGNGSANAPTAGDWKGVYSGGWQTWSNIYYASN is encoded by the coding sequence ATGGGGTTCATCATTACGCCAAAGCTAGGTACTGGCCAGCCCGGCACGCGCACGCATTCCCTTGTTCTTCCTTCCTTTCAATTACACTCTTTTATGCAATTCTTTCCCTATCGTTTGACAGCGTTGGTGGTAGGCCTTTCTGCCTTGACACTCACAGCCTGTGAGGATAAAGATCCTTCTCCAGAGCCTTCCACTAAGCCCAAAGCCGCGTTTACGTACACCGGCGGCACTTGCCAGGATGGCTGCCCGGTGACGTTTCAGAATACCTCGCAGAACGCTACTACCTACACCTGGGATTTTGGCGACAACACCACGGGCAGTCAAACCGACGCTCAGTTTTCGCACGCCTACGCCCGAGCCGGCCTGTACCGCGTAAAGCTCAAAGCAACTAGCGCAGGCGGCGCTGACACCACAAGCCAGCGCATCACGGTCGGAACAGGCTCGGGCTGCACCCGCCAGATCATTCCGGTTAGCGGCAACATCACGACCGCCACCACCTGGGAATCGTGCAATGTGTACGTGGTGGATGGGAACGTGGGGCTCAGCAACGTACTCACCGTGCAGCCAGGCACGGTGGTGAAGTTCAAGCCGGGCGGTGGGTTAGAATTGCAAGGGGCCGGCCGAATCGAGGCTGCGGGTACGGCTGCCGCCCCCATTTTCTTCACCTCCAGCAAGGACGATAGCCACGGCGGCGACTCCAACACCGATGGCAGCACCACCACCCCAGCCCGCAAAGATTGGAACCACATCAACCTCAACGGCAAGAGTGGCTCGCGCCTAGAATACTGCCAGTTGCTTTATGGCGGGGGCAACGGCACCCTGAGCTACACCCTCGCTTTGTTCAATGGCAGCGCCACGGTTCGTAACTGCACCTTCGCTCACAACGCAGGTGGCGGAAACAACCAGCCCGGTGCGTTGCACGCTGGCGAAGCTTTGGCCAACACCGTTATCGAAGGCAACACCTTCTACGACAACGAGCTACCCTTGCGTGTCAACAACCTCTTCAGCCTGGACAACTCCAACTCGTTTCAGAACCCGCAGAGCGCGGCGCAGAAAAATGACTTTCAGGGCATCTGGGTGGAAGACACTTCCAACCCGTCGCAGGCTCTGAGTTGGGGCGAAACGGAAGTGCCGTACGTGCTGGAAAGTACCTATTGGGAGTCGGCGCTTACCCTAGGTGCCGGCGTCACGCTCAAGCTGCTGCCCAACGCGCTGCTGCAGTTCAACAGCGGCGGTAAGCTGCTCGCACGCGGCACCAGCGCCCAGCCCGTCGTCTTCACTTCTTATAAAGACGACGCGCACGGCGGCGACACAAACCACGACGGCACCAACACCACCGCGGCCAAAAAGGATTGGCGCAACCTGGTGGTGGGCAGCACCGGCGGGTCCGAACTTGCTTATTGCCAATTCTTCTACGGCGGCAACGGCGGCAACACCCTCGATCTGTTTGCCAGCGTCATCAGCGTGACACACTGCACCTTCGCCCACAACGGGCAAGACGACCTCGTGACCGAGGCCGCCCTCGACGCGTCGCGTGCTTATGCCGGTACCGTTATCCAGCACAACGTCTTTTATGACAACGTGCGGCCGCTTTCCATCACCAGCAGCTTCGACCTCGACGATTCCAACACCTTCCACAATCCGGCCAACGCCAGCGAGAAAAATCAGTACCAGGGCATCGTGGCGGTATGGAACCACAACCTGAGCAAGGCAATCGTGAGCTGGGAGGAAACCGAAGTGGCCTATGTGAACGCCGAGAACATTGACCTAGCTATTGACAAATCTTTGCGCCTAGGCAACAACGTCACGCTGAAGTTCTTGCCCACTATGCAGGTTATCCTGCGCAGCACCCTCGCCCAACTGGTCAATGCTAACGGCTCGGGCGTGACCTTCACCTCTTACAAAGACGACACCCGCGGCGGCGACTCCAACGGCAACGGCAGTGCCAATGCTCCGACGGCCGGCGACTGGAAAGGCGTGTATTCCGGCGGCTGGCAAACGTGGTCTAACATCTACTACGCCAGCAACTAG